Proteins encoded within one genomic window of Panicum virgatum strain AP13 chromosome 1N, P.virgatum_v5, whole genome shotgun sequence:
- the LOC120657052 gene encoding E3 ubiquitin-protein ligase makorin-like isoform X1, whose amino-acid sequence MSKRVPCKFFLHGGCYKGDYCDFSHDCNDRPDNVCTFYQKGACSFGSRCRNEHVEVHRNRLQPETTAALISSNSSQLVNSSGGPHCSECQKDQCDQTQQICKSTTALSAQQPAWADDYHQHDAPEDANSWPSYQTVENQTSQHPAHMPLCSSAAAGTCPYGKDCSQMHGDLCTFCEKQCLHPHRPDESGLHVELCKKNNRLLEALRKGEDIECGVCLDRVLSKPTAAERRFGLLSDCDHSFCISCIRNWRSTSPTSGMDVNSTLRACPICRKLSYYVVPSTTWYSSKEEKQEIIEGYKAKLRSIDCKHFDFGKGTCPFGSSCFYKHAYRDGRLEEALLNHNDADGARAAIARLMRLSYLLTRLDV is encoded by the exons ATGTCGAAGAG GGTCCCTTGcaaattcttcttgcatggagGTTGCTACAAAGGAGATTACTGTGACTTCTCCCATGACTGCAATGATCGACCAGATAAT GTTTGCACATTTTACCAGAAAGGTGCATGCTCCTTTGGTAGCCGTTGCAGAAATGAACATGTTGAAGTTCATCGGAACCGCCTCCAACCAGAAACCACTGCAGCTCTTATATCCTCCAATTCTTCTCAGCTAGTCAATTCTTCTGGAGGTCCTCATTGCAGTGAATGCCAAAAGGATCAATGTGACCAAACACAACAGATATGCAAATCTACGACAGCACTTTCTGCACAACAACCTGCATGGGCAGATGATTATCATCAACATGACGCTCCAGAGGATGCCAACAGCTGGCCGTCTTACCAAACTGTGGAAAACCAAACATCGCAACATCCTGCTCATATGCCACTTTGCTCTTCTGCTGCCGCTGGCACTTGCCCTTATGGGAAAGACTGTTCTCAGATGCATGGAGATCTATGCACATTCTGTGAAAAACAATGCTTGCATCCTCATCGTCCCGACGAAAGTGGTTTGCATGTTGAGCTATGCAAGAAAAACAACAGACTTCTCGAGGCCTTGAGAAAAGGTGAAGACATTGAATGTGGTGTGTGCTTGGACCGTGTGCTCTCAAAACCTACGGCAGCGGAAAGGAGGTTTGGGCTGCTGTCTGACTGTGACCATTCCTTCTGTATCTCATGCATTAGAAATTGGCGTAGCACCTCTCCTACATCTGGCATGGATGTCAACTCTACACTCAGGGCTTGTCCAATATGCCGCAAACTGTCATACTATGTAGTTCCTAGCACTACGTGGTACTCCTCAAAGGAAGAAAAACAGGAAATCATTGAAGGCTACAAGGCTAAGCTCAG GTCTATTGATTGTAAGCACTTTGACTTCGGAAAGGGCACTTGCCCCTTTGGGAGCAGCTGTTTTTACAAG CATGCCTACAGAGATGGCCGTTTGGAAGAGGCTTTACTGAATCACAATGATGCTGACGGTGCAAGGGCAGCGATTGCCAGACTTATGAG GTTGTCATACCTACTGACTCGGCTGGATGTCTAG
- the LOC120657052 gene encoding E3 ubiquitin-protein ligase makorin-like isoform X2 yields MSKRVPCKFFLHGGCYKGDYCDFSHDCNDRPDNKGACSFGSRCRNEHVEVHRNRLQPETTAALISSNSSQLVNSSGGPHCSECQKDQCDQTQQICKSTTALSAQQPAWADDYHQHDAPEDANSWPSYQTVENQTSQHPAHMPLCSSAAAGTCPYGKDCSQMHGDLCTFCEKQCLHPHRPDESGLHVELCKKNNRLLEALRKGEDIECGVCLDRVLSKPTAAERRFGLLSDCDHSFCISCIRNWRSTSPTSGMDVNSTLRACPICRKLSYYVVPSTTWYSSKEEKQEIIEGYKAKLRSIDCKHFDFGKGTCPFGSSCFYKHAYRDGRLEEALLNHNDADGARAAIARLMRLSYLLTRLDV; encoded by the exons ATGTCGAAGAG GGTCCCTTGcaaattcttcttgcatggagGTTGCTACAAAGGAGATTACTGTGACTTCTCCCATGACTGCAATGATCGACCAGATAAT AAAGGTGCATGCTCCTTTGGTAGCCGTTGCAGAAATGAACATGTTGAAGTTCATCGGAACCGCCTCCAACCAGAAACCACTGCAGCTCTTATATCCTCCAATTCTTCTCAGCTAGTCAATTCTTCTGGAGGTCCTCATTGCAGTGAATGCCAAAAGGATCAATGTGACCAAACACAACAGATATGCAAATCTACGACAGCACTTTCTGCACAACAACCTGCATGGGCAGATGATTATCATCAACATGACGCTCCAGAGGATGCCAACAGCTGGCCGTCTTACCAAACTGTGGAAAACCAAACATCGCAACATCCTGCTCATATGCCACTTTGCTCTTCTGCTGCCGCTGGCACTTGCCCTTATGGGAAAGACTGTTCTCAGATGCATGGAGATCTATGCACATTCTGTGAAAAACAATGCTTGCATCCTCATCGTCCCGACGAAAGTGGTTTGCATGTTGAGCTATGCAAGAAAAACAACAGACTTCTCGAGGCCTTGAGAAAAGGTGAAGACATTGAATGTGGTGTGTGCTTGGACCGTGTGCTCTCAAAACCTACGGCAGCGGAAAGGAGGTTTGGGCTGCTGTCTGACTGTGACCATTCCTTCTGTATCTCATGCATTAGAAATTGGCGTAGCACCTCTCCTACATCTGGCATGGATGTCAACTCTACACTCAGGGCTTGTCCAATATGCCGCAAACTGTCATACTATGTAGTTCCTAGCACTACGTGGTACTCCTCAAAGGAAGAAAAACAGGAAATCATTGAAGGCTACAAGGCTAAGCTCAG GTCTATTGATTGTAAGCACTTTGACTTCGGAAAGGGCACTTGCCCCTTTGGGAGCAGCTGTTTTTACAAG CATGCCTACAGAGATGGCCGTTTGGAAGAGGCTTTACTGAATCACAATGATGCTGACGGTGCAAGGGCAGCGATTGCCAGACTTATGAG GTTGTCATACCTACTGACTCGGCTGGATGTCTAG